A genomic region of Lodderomyces elongisporus chromosome 5, complete sequence contains the following coding sequences:
- the GDB1 gene encoding bifunctional 4-alpha-glucanotransferase/amylo-alpha-1,6-glucosidase (CAZy:GH133) gives MTNTRLILFRLSNLGEPVNNENIKNGVLTLPADDYPQGFKSGDALFELRFQLNAASQVSRKGVFHTNVPKSFDIDFDRNKHNAYPIESSFHQDITINIPIYKPGAYNYYFTYEDENGNEKETAKFYFNVPPHLELDGKFVPFNSINVETVVSKWIGPYERWNKFFGIVKAKGYNMVHFTPLQQRGESDSPYSIYDQLKWDPKIFSDQSKATKEIHKVLNDNKLLSITDVVWNHTANNSEWLKSAPESGYTQDTAPHLNAAIELDAKLLEFSEKLEDLGLPTAIESEDDLQKIVTALKSQVHDELKLWQYYVFDRKKEVEKVLDTFKSGSDISKAQIPSSVNTNDLNQIAQYTLENASDNKQAILGRRFENELNPRSFLSILYAILGDSVEENALKAKVGEIVDEINAPFYAQYDDDVKTIDQQVADRIRFLRLADNGPRLGKITEKNPLTEPYFTRFVDANGKKQALANNGWIWGGNPLVDFASNKSKAYLRREVIVWGDCVKLRYGAKYEDSPKLWDRIIEYTKEMARVFNGFRIDNCHSTPLPVAERLLDEARKVNPDLYVIAELFSGSEEMDKIFVERLALNSLVREAMQAWSVAELSTLVHKHGGRPIGSLTWLPLSEFSYPASKEPKLDSSHGGYTEMEIPKVLTSTAPHAIFMDCTHDNETPAQKRTVEDTLPNAALVAFCSSAIGSVYGFDECYPHLLNVVDEKRQYSLDDSDNVNNGIGKVKAKLNNIRQQLAEESEDIARDHEMYIHHEGQYITIQRYNARSGKGWFLIARTKFTDHEGEQILSPSTLGGTKVKHEFSYTLKKVGEYEKNDKVLSGIPVQVEEIEAPTVEDANGDSIIKVNDSFIPGSIAVFSTEIPGVDKKLDDYVRKGAVEASVNLDLYDLNNLLYRCSPEELDASGGKEDVYDIPGYGRLVYAGLEGWQSALKEVIWSNNLGSSICDHFRQGSWAADYVVNRLDKYASSSKGLQRFQTWLRERFDAVKNVPYYLRPHYFALIIGIAYEAARFRVLRLLTPEIQVATNFVQSLALTSVQMVGTMNNTSLLPDKSVPCLAAGLPHFSNDYMRCWGRDVFISFRGLLIVPERFDDAKQHILAFAKTLKHGLIPNLLDAGRNPRYNARDAAWFFLQAIQEYVVNVPSGEEILKEKVSRRFPLDDRYIKYDDPEAFSYESSIEDIIFEILERHAKGIKYREANAGPNLDSQMKPEGFDVEVGVDWETGLVHGGQQLNCGTWMDKMGESERAHNKGIPGTPRDGAAVEIQGLLKSALRWVNELSKKGQFKHKEVTKPNGSKITLKEWEQLVQENFERKFYVPEDANEDGEYDIDSSLVNRRGIYKDLYKSGKPYEDYQLRANFPIAMCVAPELFDKHHGLVAIRNADKIIRGPVGIRTLDPSHYNYRPYYNNSVDSDDFATSKGRNYHQGPEWVWCYGYFLRAFLYFNFAEDDTYSDGHKPSNELFTLLNTRIQHHIEWIKQSPWAGLTELTNKDGELCHDSSPTQAWSSSCLLDLYYDLWNDSRYQG, from the coding sequence ATGACAAACACTCGTTTAATACTATTTAGGCTTTCAAATCTTGGAGAGCCTGTCAATAACGAAAACATCAAAAATGGTGTGTTGACGTTGCCAGCTGACGATTACCCACAAGGCTTCAAATCTGGTGATGCATTATTTGAATTGCGTTTCCAGTTGAATGCTGCTAGTCAAGTTTCAAGAAAAGGTGTATTCCATACAAATGTGCCAAAAAGCTTTGACATAGACTTTGATAGAAATAAACACAATGCATACCCGATTGAGTCCTCCTTCCATCAAGATATCACAATTAACATCCCGATATACAAACCAGGAGCTTATAACTACTACTTTACgtatgaagatgaaaacggaaatgaaaaggaaacTGCCAAATTCTACTTTAACGTGCCTCCACATTTAGAACTCGACGGTAAATTTGTGCCCTTTAACTCGATAAACGTCGAAACGGTTGTTTCCAAGTGGATTGGTCCATATGAGAGATGGAACAAGTTCTTTGGAATAGTCAAGGCTAAAGGGTACAACATGGTCCATTTTACACCTTTGCAACAACGCGGTGAATCAGACTCCCCATACTCAATATACGACCAATTGAAATGGGATCCAAAAATCTTTTCAGATCAGTCGAAAGCAACCAAAGAGATCCACAAGGTCTTGAACGATAACAAATTGTTGAGTATTACAGATGTAGTGTGGAACCACACGGCAAACAACTCCGAATGGTTGAAATCCGCACCAGAATCTGGCTATACTCAGGATACTGCACCTCACCTCAATGCAGCTATTGAGCTCGATGCCAAATTGTTGGAATTTAGTGAAAAATTAGAAGATTTGGGTTTGCCGACCGCGATTGAGAGTGAAGACGACCttcaaaaaattgttaCTGCACTCAAGTCCCAAGTCCACGATGAGCTAAAGTTGTGGCAATACTATGTATTtgatagaaaaaaagaagttgaaaaagtttTGGACACTTTCAAGAGTGGGAGCGACATCTCAAAGGCGCAGATTCCAAGCAGTGTCAACACCAATGACTTGAATCAGATTGCTCAATATACTCTTGAAAATGCCAGTGACAATAAGCAAGCTATATTAGGACGCAGGTTTGAGAATGAATTGAACCCTCGCagttttctttccattttgTATGCAATTCTAGGGGACTCTGTTGAGGAAAATGCATTAAAAGCTAAAGTTGGTGAAATAGTCGATGAGATCAATGCGCCCTTCTATGCCCAatacgatgatgatgtcaAAACCATTGATCAACAAGTTGCCGATAGAATCAGGTTCCTTCGTTTGGCAGATAATGGACCGAGATTGGGCAAGATTACAGAAAAAAATCCGTTAACAGAACCATACTTCACAAGATTTGTCGACGCCAACGGTAAAAAACAGGCACTCGCAAACAACGGCTGGATCTGGGGTGGCAACCCGTTGGTTGATTTTGCATCAAACAAGTCCAAGGCATACTTGAGGAGAGAGGTGATTGTATGGGGTGATTGTGTAAAATTGCGCTATGGAGCAAAGTATGAAGACTCGCCAAAATTGTGGGATAGGATTATAGAGTACACCAAGGAAATGGCTAGGGTATTTAATGGGTTTAGAATTGATAACTGTCACAGTACCCCATTACCAGTTGCTGAGAGATTATTGGATGAAGCTAGAAAAGTAAACCCTGATTTGTATGTTATTGCCGAGTTGTTCTCTGGATCAGAAGAGATGGACAAAATTTTTGTCGAGAGGCTTGCGCTTAACTCATTGGTGAGAGAAGCTATGCAAGCATGGAGCGTTGCAGAATTGTCAACATTGGTTCACAAACATGGTGGAAGGCCTATTGGTTCACTTACTTGGTTGCCATTGAGTGAGTTCTCCTACCCTGCAAGCAAAGAGCCAAAGCTTGACAGCTCCCATGGTGGCTATACTGAAATGGAGATCCCCAAGGTTTTGACTAGCACGGCACCACACGCCATATTTATGGACTGTACCCACGATAATGAAACACCTGCACAAAAGAGAACGGTTGAAGATACGTTGCCAAATGCAGCATTGGTTGCATTTTGTTCTTCGGCAATTGGTTCAGTATATGGTTTTGATGAGTGCTATCCACATCTTCtcaatgttgttgatgaaaagaGACAATATAGTCTTGATGATTCCGACAATGTCAATAATGGTATCGGTAAGGTCAAGGCCAAGCTAAACAATATCAGACAACAGTTGGCCGAGGAAAGCGAGGATATTGCACGTGACCATGAGATGTACATTCATCATGAGGGTCAATATATAACGATCCAGAGGTATAACGCCCGAAGTGGTAAAGGATGGTTTTTAATTGCGAGAACGAAATTTACAGACCACGAAGGCGAACAAATTTTGTCTCCCTCAACCCTTGGTGGTACTAAAGTTAAGCATGAGTTTAGTTATACATTGAAAAAGGTTGGTGAATATGAAAAGAATGACAAGGTTTTACTGGGCATACCAGTACAGGTTGAAGAGATAGAAGCACCAACCGTTGAAGACGCGAATGGGGATAGCATCATTAAGGTCAATGATTCATTTATCCCTGGGTCTATTGCTGTTTTTTCCACAGAGATCCCAGGAGTTGACAAGAAATTGGACGACTATGTGAGAAAAGGGGCTGTTGAGGCATCAGTAAACTTGGATTTGTATGACCTCAACAATTTACTCTACAGATGTTCGCCAGAAGAGTTGGATGCAAGTGGAGGCAAGGAGGATGTGTATGATATTCCAGGGTATGGTCGTTTGGTGTATGCTGGTCTCGAAGGATGGCAAAGTGCTTTGAAGGAAGTTATTTGGTCCAATAACCTTGGAAGTTCCATTTGCGACCATTTCCGTCAAGGTAGTTGGGCAGCCGACTACGTTGTTAATAGGTTAGATAAGTATGCATCGAGCTCAAAAGGTTTGCAGCGGTTCCAAACTTGGTTGCGTGAGAGATTTGATGCTGTTAAAAATGTTCCTTACTATTTGAGGCCCCACTATTTTGCATTGATTATAGGCATTGCTTATGAAGCAGCTCGTTTTAGGGTGTTGAGGTTGCTCACCCCGGAGATTCAAGTTGCTACCAATTTTGTTCAGAGCTTGGCATTAACAAGTGTGCAAATGGTGGGAACAATGAACAATACCTCGTTGTTGCCCGATAAGTCAGTTCCCTGTCTTGCAGCAGGCTTGCCTCATTTCAGTAACGATTACATGAGATGTTGGGGAAGAGatgttttcatttcctttaGAGGGCTTTTGATTGTTCCCGAGAGATTTGATGATGCTAAGCAACACATTCTCGCTTTTGCAAAGACTTTGAAACACGGATTGATTCCTAATCTTTTGGATGCTGGACGTAACCCGAGGTATAATGCTAGAGATGCCGCTTGGTTTTTCTTGCAGGCTATTCAAGAGTATGTTGTTAATGTCCCTCTGGGGGAAGAGAttttgaaggaaaaagttTCTAGGAGATTTCCGTTGGATGATAGATATATTAAATACGATGATCCTGAGGCATTTAGCTATGAGTCTTCGATTGAAGATATCATATTTGAGATATTGGAGCGTCACGCTAAAGGTATTAAATACCGCGAAGCAAATGCTGGTCCTAACCTTGATTCTCAAATGAAACCTGAAGGGTTTGATGTCGAAGTTGGAGTGGATTGGGAAACCGGACTCGTTCATGGCGGGCAACAGCTCAATTGTGGTACTTGGATGGACAAGATGGGAGAGAGTGAAAGAGCGCATAATAAAGGTATCCCCGGTACTCCTCGTGATGGTGCAGCTGTTGAAATCCAAGGTTTATTGAAAAGTGCTTTAAGATGGGTGAATGAATTGAGCAAGAAGGGGCAATTTAAACACAAGGAGGTTACAAAACCCAACGGTTCAAAGATTACCCTTAAAGAGTGGGAGCAATTGGTGCaagaaaactttgaaagaaaGTTTTATGTACCTGAAGATGCAAATGAGGATGGCGAATATGATATTGATAGTTCGTTGGTGAATAGAAGAGGTATCTACAAGGATTTGTATAAATCTGGAAAGCCATACGAAGACTACCAGTTGAGGGCCAACTTCCCTATTGCCATGTGTGTAGCACCAGAGCTTTTCGATAAACACCATGGATTGGTTGCAATACGTAACGCCGATAAGATCATTAGGGGACCAGTTGGAATCAGGACTTTGGATCCGCTGCACTACAACTACCGCCCATATTATAACAATTCTGTTGACAGTGACGATTTTGCCACCTCCAAGGGAAGAAACTATCATCAAGGTCCAGAATGGGTTTGGTGCTATGGTTACTTTTTGAGAGCCTTTTTGTACTTTAATTTTGCAGAAGACGATACATACAGCGACGGACACAAGCCTTCCAACGAGTTGTTTACATTGTTGAATACAAGAATCCAGCATCATATCGAGTGGATTAAGCAGAGTCCCTGGGCAGGTCTCACAGAATTGACTAATAAGGATGGTGAGCTTTGTCATGACTCGAGTCCCACACAAGCTTGGAGTAGCTCGTGTTTGTTAGATTTGTACTATGATTTGTGGAACGACAGTCGCTATCAAGGTTGA
- the UPS2 gene encoding Phospholipid metabolism protein (BUSCO:EOG092641K1) encodes MKFFQSDYEFNYPWDQVTAANWQKYPNELSTHVISVDILNRSVVDNHILRTERLIGCKQSIPKWLSFVVGGASISYVREVSEIDLNNKSLVMKSMNLTMNHLLLVKETVIYKPDLQLPEHKTTFNQSAEITAFASITKLCDKLEDWSIERFGQNASKGKLAFDGVLNNLTKKWEETGVFK; translated from the coding sequence ATGAAGTTTTTCCAATCGGATTACGAATTCAACTACCCCTGGGACCAAGTCACTGCAGCTAACTGGCAGAAATATCCCAATGAGCTCTCCACACATGTCATTTCAGTCGATATTTTGAACCGGTCCGTAGTTGATAACCATATACTACGAACTGAGAGATTGATTGGATGTAAACAGTCAATTCCTAAATggctttcttttgttgttggagGTGCGTCAATTAGTTATGTGCGGGAAGTTTCCGAAATTGACTTGAACAACAAATCATTAGTGATGAAGTCAATGAACCTCACCATGAACCACTTGTTATTGGTGAAGGAGACCGTGATTTACAAACCAGACTTGCAATTACCTGAACACAAGACCACATTCAATCAAAGTGCTGAGATCACGGCGTTTGCCTCCATCACCAAGCTCTGTGACAAATTGGAGGATTGGTCAATCGAAAGGTTTGGCCAAAATGCCTCCAAGGGCAAACTAGCTTTTGATGGTGTTTTGAACAACCTCACAAAGAAATGGGAAGAGACTGGTGTTTTCAAGTAG
- the RBT5 gene encoding GPI-anchored hemophore rbt5, with translation MKISSILSIAALASVISAAPTVTAPPNADATDGTNWSTYPAVPKTASINGFADRIYDQLPECAKPCMNQDTGSTPCPYWDTGCLCVMPQFAGPIGNCIANNCKGTPVQTATSLASSICSSAGVWSPYWMIPPTVKTKLDSAAAVTTAA, from the coding sequence ATGAAGATATCCTCAATTTTGTCAATTGCCGCTTTAGCCTCAGTTATATCAGCTGCTCCAACTGTTACCGCACCACCAAATGCGGACGCTACCGATGGTACAAACTGGTCGACTTACCCCGCTGTCCCCAAAACAGCTTCAATCAATGGGTTTGCTGATAGAATCTATGACCAATTGCCAGAGTGTGCTAAGCCATGTATGAATCAAGATACCGGTTCAACTCCATGCCCATACTGGGACACTGGATGTTTGTGTGTTATGCCTCAATTTGCCGGACCCATTGGAAACTGTATTGCCAATAACTGTAAAGGCACCCCAGTCCAAACTGCTACTTCATTGGCTTCTTCCATTTGTTCTAGTGCAGGTGTTTGGTCTCCATACTGGATGATTCCACCAACCGTCAAGACCAAATTGGACTCTGCAGCTGCGGTAACTACCGCAGCTTAA
- the SEC10 gene encoding Exocyst complex component 5 (BUSCO:EOG09260WUS), whose protein sequence is MSTKFSLYESNPDVDKYVNEGSVSINQFVENISKDHHLKGAEINKQAYLDPKPYIRSFESNLRELNQLSADAKTQESKSEIEVDNFELRHSENVIGLSQQIAETTDKFNYLDKQISEVSSKINPLGVTMDKISSSRDKSQEIIFLIRAYHGFYTKGEYPHLDTLKISAKVEDNVKCAKSVKELMKLASRISDEALPKTLKCLKDVEAYGKNMENELLHNFETLLQGDESTDGNVDIKRMNTIATVLFVYNDGVNLIETFVSKNAINNSLDEGIFDNVGVTSSDTQELESRLREFYLNVKFEIKSKARISKKIFNDPDMVLIMVVQRLYDGVIKDQVSRVLARAREVGTLCYLKTIGVLKKVIFEFTHEIKDYLVTEDFNKDGNLLAAMDQAYTHLFSEFIRDDVLLTEEYRNIEETIDSTLRRFDPVAFSYQSKYETINTAPSSEDEHIAFANERKKLAQFKQYVKTKIGEKRQDERGISKLELEEDELAAIEVIETLIKTVAESIGRMLEVLPSRVPEHAVSALTILISNFDKLSVREEVQLQSSDFFLSLYSIQFKKELLFCLSTSAKKIIFPCLGSSPVAKSKAKTLINDFVKRHEESINLLLKKTIEYSLTQIQGLLNKQKKKDFVCDKIEEDTEACELVSGFLEEMYANVSMALSGSNLETFLVAIGHGLLQQLLEHYKKFAVNSIGGVVLTRDVIQYQSRVDEWNIPSLSEKFQILKEIGNLFTVQSDLVNSLVTEGQLSQMKPYTVRQYISKRTDFNPSYADRFFKFR, encoded by the coding sequence ATGAGTACAAAGTTTTCTTTGTATGAAAGCAATCCCGATGTCGACAAGTACGTCAACGAAGGACTGGTGTCAATCAACCAATTTGTTGAGAATATAAGTAAAGACCACCACTTAAAAGGTGCCGAGATCAACAAACAAGCCTACCTCGACCCAAAGCCATATATCAGGTCGTTTGAGAGCAATTTGCGAGAATTGAATCAGTTGAGTGCTGATGCCAAGACTCAAGAGTCTAAGAGTGAAATTGAAGTGGATAATTTCGAATTGAGACATTCTGAGAATGTCATTGGACTAAGTCAACAGATTGCGGAGACGACGGATAAGTTCAATTATTTGGATAAGCAAATATCAGAAGTCTCGAGCAAGATCAATCCCTTGGGTGTCACTATGGATaagatttcatcatcaaggGATAAATCGCAGGAGATTATATTCCTCATTAGGGCATACCATGGATTCTATACAAAGGGTGAGTACCCTCATCTTGACACTTTGAAAATCAGTGCTAAAGTTGAAGACAATGTCAAATGTGCAAAGTCGGTGAAAGAGTTGATGAAACTAGCGAGTAGAATAAGTGACGAAGCACTTCCAAAGACTCTCAAGTGTTTAAAAGACGTTGAGGCGTATGGCAAAAATATGGAAAATGAGCTTTTGCACAATTTTGAAACCCTTTTGCAAGGAGATGAAAGTACTGATGGTAATGTTGATATCAAGAGAATGAACACCATTGCAACAGTGTTGTTTGTCTACAATGATGGAGTAAACTTGATTGAGACATTTGTGAGCAAAAATGCAATTAACAATAGCTTGGATGAAGGAATATTTGACAATGTTGGCGTGACAAGTAGCGACACTCAAGAATTGGAGTCAAGGTTGCGAGAGTTTTATCTCAATGTCAAGTTTGAAATCAAGTCGAAAGCACGTATCAGTAAAAAGATTTTTAATGATCCTGATATGGTTTTGATTATGGTTGTACAAAGACTATACGATGGTGTTATCAAGGACCAGGTTTCGAGAGTATTGGCAAGAGCTCGTGAAGTTGGTACTTTGTGTTATTTAAAGACTATAGGGGTGTTGAAGAAAGTGATATTTGAGTTTACTCATGAGATTAAGGACTACTTAGTGACAGAGGATTTCAATAAGGATGGAAATCTATTAGCTGCAATGGACCAGGCATATACGCATCTCTTTCTGGAGTTTATTCGCGATGATGTACTTCTTACCGAAGAGTATAGGAATATTGAAGAGACCATTGATTCGACACTCCGGAGATTTGATCCCGTGGCTTTTTCATACCAGTCAAAGTATGAGACGATTAATACAGCACCTTCTTCGGAAGATGAACATATTGCATTTGCCaatgagagaaagaaattggCACAGTTTAAGCAATATGTGAAAACCAAGATTGGTGAAAAAAGACAGGACGAACGTGGTATTTCGAAATTAGAACTTGAGGAGGACGAGCTTGCTGCAATTGAGGTTATTGAGACACTTATTAAAACGGTTGCTGAGTCTATAGGGCGTATGTTGGAGGTATTACCACTGCGTGTTCCCGAGCATGCAGTATCTGCATTAACAATAttgatttccaattttgaCAAACTCTCGGTGCGCGAGGAGGTACAATTACAAAGTCTGGATTTCTTTTTAAGTCTTTACTCGATCCAATTCAAAAAGGagcttttattttgtttgtctaCATcagcaaaaaagattatATTCCCGTGTTTGGGTAGTCTGCCCGTGGCGAAAAGCAAAGCCAAAACTTTGATCAACGATTTTGTCAAGAGACATGAAGAGAGCATTAATTTGCTCTTGAAAAAGACCATTGAGTACTCACTCACGCAAATACAAGGCTTGTTGaacaagcaaaagaagaaagatttTGTATGTGATAAGATCGAGGAGGACACCGAAGCGTGCGAGTTGGTGAGTGGGTTCCTTGAAGAAATGTACGCAAATGTCAGCATGGCATTGAGTGGTTCTAATTTGGAGacttttttggttgcaatTGGGCATGGACTCTTACAGCAGTTGCTTGAGCATTATAAGAAATTTGCGGTCAACTCTATTGGAGGTGTTGTGCTAACAAGAGATGTGATCCAGTATCAAAGTCGAGTTGATGAGTGGAACATTCCACTGTTGTCGGAAAAgtttcaaattttgaagGAAATTGGCAATTTGTTTACAGTGCAATCGGATTTGGTCAACTCGTTGGTCACAGAGGGGCAATTATCGCAAATGAAACCATACACTGTGAGGCAGTATATCAGTAAACGAACCGATTTCAATCCTAGCTATGCTGATCGATTCTTTAAATTTAGGTAA
- the SOD1 gene encoding Superoxide dismutase [Cu-Zn]: MVKAVAVVRGDSSVSGVVKFEQASESEPTTISWEIEGNDPNALRGFHVHAFGDNTNGCTSAGPHFNPFSKTHGAPEDDERHVGDLGNISTDSKGVAKGTKQDLLIKLIGKDSVLGRSVVVHAGTDDYGKGGFEDSKTTGHAGARPACGVIGLAE; encoded by the exons ATGGTCAAAGCAG TCGCAGTCGTTAGAGGTGATTCCTCCGTTAGCGGAGTTGTCAAGTTTGAACAAGCTTCAGAATCCGAGCCAACCACCATCTCATGGGAAATTGAAGGTAACGACCCAAACGCATTGAGAGGTTTCCACGTCCACGCCTTTGGTGACAACACCAACGGTTGTACCTCTGCTGGTCCTCACTTTAACCCATTCAGCAAAACACACGGTGCACCAGAAGATGACGAGAGACACGTCGGTGACTTGGGTAATATCTCAACCGACTCCAAGGGTGTTGCCAAAGGTACCAAGCAAGACTTGCTTATCAAATTGATTGGTAAAGACTCAGTCCTCGGTAGATCTGTTGTCGTCCACGCTGGTACCGATGATTACGGTAAAGGTGGTTTCGAAGACTCCAAGACTACAGGTCACGCAGGTGCTAGACCAGCATGTGGTGTCATTGGTCTTGCCGAATAA
- the RRP15 gene encoding pre-60S ribosomal particles component (BUSCO:EOG092653LT) — translation MPQGVKVKKSSLKPSKAAVQNKAKVAVSKDLSSPSSSEDESSQDGEQIDSEEEEEKEEEEEEEEEEELSELDEDDEVDVADVSSGDEDEDEEEELEAEEDDDEFPLKKKQKKNRDDGSESFANAFNSIINSKLKAYDRKEPILARNKTTLKKLESEKLELKAKKALLAEKKQFKDKHRVKQLLPVVGEGEDPSQVRSILDKEKQMKKIAQKGVVRLFNAILATQVRTNVEVSKEKVGQAKREELMNDVSKEKFLDLIAAAGED, via the coding sequence ATGCCACAAGGTGtcaaagtaaagaaaagcagTTTGAAGCCTAGTAAAGCGGCTGTGCAAAATAAAGCCAAGGTTGCAGTAAGCAAAGATTTGAGCAGCCCGAGCTCATCGGAGGATGAATCATCTCAAGATGGGGAACAGATAGAttctgaagaagaagaagaaaaagaagaagaagaagaagaagaagaggaagaagaattaTCGGAAttggatgaagatgatgaagtaGACGTTGCAGATGTTTCTAGtggtgatgaagatgaagacgaagaagaagaattggaAGCGGAAGAGGACGACGACGAGTTtccattgaagaagaagcaaaagaagaatagaGATGATGGGTCTGAGTCATTTGCCAATGCATTCAACTCGATCATCAACTCCAAATTGAAAGCTTATGACAGGAAAGAGCCTATACTAGCGAGGAACAAAACCACGTTGAAGAAGCTTGAGAGTGAAAAGTTGGAGCTTAAAGCGAAGAAGGCGTTGCTTGCAGAGAAGAAGCAATTTAAGGATAAACATAGAGTGAAACAGCTTTTACCGGTGGTTGGTGAGGGAGAAGATCCTCTGCAGGTGCGACTGATTTTGGATAAGGAAAAacagatgaagaagattgCTCAAAAGGGTGTTGTGAGGTTATTCAATGCTATATTGGCGACACAAGTGAGGACGAATGTAGAGGTGTCAAAGGAGAAGGTGGGCCAGGCAAAGAGGGAGGAGTTGATGAATGATGTCTCAAAGGAAAAGTTTTTAGACTtgattgctgctgctggtgaAGACTGA